The following are from one region of the Deltaproteobacteria bacterium genome:
- a CDS encoding ABC transporter permease — MIVWSKYLSASIVANVGEPLLYLVAIGYGLGSLVQNIGGMPYVEFIAPAILISSVMNAASFETTFSSYTRMQTQKTFQGIAVTPVSMQEVVAGEILWAATKALFNGFFIFLVLWAFGLVKHWQVIGLFPILFLTGLMFASLGMLFTGFAGSYDFFSYYFTLFISPMFLFSGTFFPLEQLPLWAQKLAWILPLTPATQITRSLFHGVFQIHHLGALLYIVVAILIIGPLAIRKVSARLIR, encoded by the coding sequence TTGATTGTTTGGTCTAAATATCTCTCGGCGAGTATTGTTGCTAATGTCGGCGAGCCATTATTGTACCTGGTCGCCATTGGTTATGGCTTGGGTTCTTTGGTTCAAAATATCGGGGGCATGCCTTACGTTGAATTTATTGCCCCCGCCATTTTAATTTCTAGTGTGATGAATGCAGCCAGTTTTGAAACCACATTTAGTTCTTACACCCGCATGCAAACCCAAAAAACCTTTCAAGGAATCGCAGTCACTCCAGTTTCGATGCAAGAGGTGGTGGCAGGTGAAATCTTATGGGCAGCCACCAAGGCTTTGTTCAATGGGTTTTTTATTTTTTTGGTATTGTGGGCCTTTGGGTTGGTCAAACATTGGCAGGTAATAGGTTTATTCCCCATCTTATTTTTAACAGGATTAATGTTTGCCTCGCTGGGAATGTTGTTTACGGGGTTTGCCGGTTCTTACGATTTTTTTAGTTACTATTTTACATTATTTATTTCACCCATGTTTTTGTTTTCTGGAACTTTTTTTCCTCTTGAGCAATTGCCCTTATGGGCTCAAAAGTTAGCATGGATCTTGCCCTTGACGCCTGCCACTCAAATCACCCGCTCTTTATTCCATGGGGTGTTCCAAATTCACCACCTCGGGGCGCTGTTATACATAGTGGTAGCCATTCTCATCATCGGTCCCTTGGCGATCCGAAAAGTTTCTGCAAGGCTCATTCGTTAG
- a CDS encoding ABC transporter ATP-binding protein gives MPIISAKNLTKTFNSFVAVNAINFEVRRGEYYGLLGPNGAGKTSTMKMIYCMSPVGGGTLEVLNYNVMVNPRQIKQNIGVVSQEDNLDPDLSVLANLQMYASYFDIPKAIATERADELLSFLNLKDFAKYKIDKISGGMRRRLMIARALINQPKLLILDEPTTGLDPQARHLIWGKLRQLKQQGVTMVLTTHYMEEAELLCDRIALMDGGKILIEDSPQKLIQDHNVASLEELFLKLTGHGLRD, from the coding sequence ATGCCTATTATCTCGGCTAAAAATTTGACCAAGACTTTCAATTCCTTTGTGGCAGTGAACGCTATTAATTTTGAGGTGCGGCGGGGTGAGTATTATGGCCTGCTGGGGCCTAATGGGGCGGGCAAAACGTCAACGATGAAAATGATTTATTGCATGTCGCCGGTAGGTGGAGGCACGTTGGAAGTTCTGAATTATAATGTGATGGTAAACCCCCGCCAAATTAAACAAAATATTGGAGTGGTTTCTCAAGAAGATAATTTAGACCCTGACCTTTCTGTTTTGGCCAACCTGCAAATGTATGCGAGTTATTTTGATATACCCAAGGCTATAGCAACAGAGCGTGCGGACGAGCTTTTAAGTTTTTTGAATTTAAAGGATTTTGCAAAATATAAAATCGATAAAATTTCGGGTGGCATGCGCCGGCGTTTAATGATCGCCCGTGCATTAATTAATCAACCCAAGTTGTTAATCTTAGATGAACCCACCACCGGGCTTGACCCACAGGCCAGGCACCTTATTTGGGGAAAATTGCGCCAGTTAAAACAGCAAGGTGTAACCATGGTTCTTACCACCCATTATATGGAAGAAGCAGAGTTGCTGTGCGACCGTATTGCCTTGATGGACGGGGGCAAGATTTTAATTGAAGATTCACCGCAAAAATTAATTCAGGATCATAACGTTGCTTCGTTAGAAGAATTATTTTTAAAATTGACGGGGCATGGGTTGCGAGATTGA
- a CDS encoding DUF4019 domain-containing protein — MKHFFGAITLFLFFVALSPAWGEDVVNQDQKVKAAQAVAEGWLTLVDANKTDETWDSASSLLQSVITKEQWQKSLQAARGPLGELKSRKLKTATFSKSMPGAPDGEYVVIQYETVFANKAAALETITPVLDKDGKWKVAGYLIK; from the coding sequence ATGAAGCATTTTTTTGGAGCGATAACGCTTTTTTTATTTTTCGTGGCTCTTTCTCCTGCATGGGGGGAAGATGTAGTCAATCAAGATCAAAAGGTTAAGGCCGCTCAAGCTGTGGCTGAAGGTTGGTTGACACTGGTCGACGCCAATAAAACCGATGAAACCTGGGATAGCGCCTCGTCTTTATTGCAATCCGTTATTACCAAGGAACAGTGGCAGAAAAGCCTACAGGCTGCTCGTGGGCCCTTGGGTGAGCTTAAAAGCCGCAAGCTTAAAACAGCCACCTTTTCTAAGTCAATGCCAGGTGCGCCCGATGGTGAATATGTCGTGATTCAATATGAAACCGTCTTTGCCAATAAGGCTGCAGCACTTGAAACCATTACCCCTGTTTTAGATAAAGATGGAAAGTGGAAAGTGGCGGGCTATCTTATTAAGTAA
- a CDS encoding TRAP transporter large permease subunit, translating into MSITTLLSTLALLGTPLFILFGAITLYLNHQEGINISAIMIEFYRMASMPTLSAIPLFTFAGTLLAESKAPKRLVDVAQSLVGFLPGGLPIVTIVVCAFFTAFTGASGVTIIALGGLLYPALVKEKYNERFSIGLVTSCGSIGLLLAPSLPLILYGLIGQVSVDKLFAAGLLPSVLLVSVLAIYSTFVGVRGKVDRIPFRWKNIVKSIAIAKWELPLPFIVVGGIYGGIITASEAAAITALYVFIVEVFIQKDLTLKTDVPRVIVESMTMVGSILVILGVAMGLTNYLIDVDIPTRIFEWVKPLITSQAMFLLLLNIFLLIVGCLMDIFSAIIVVVPIITPIALKYGVDPVHLGIIFLTNLEVGYLHPPLGLNLFIASFRFKRSLYELYWATLPFLILVVLCLLIITYVPGLSLWLVELLKIK; encoded by the coding sequence ATGAGTATCACCACATTATTATCGACCCTCGCTTTGTTAGGCACCCCACTCTTCATACTCTTTGGAGCCATCACCCTTTATCTCAACCATCAAGAAGGTATCAATATTTCAGCCATCATGATTGAATTTTATCGCATGGCCTCGATGCCCACCTTGAGCGCCATCCCCCTGTTTACCTTTGCAGGCACCCTATTGGCCGAAAGTAAGGCCCCCAAACGGCTCGTTGATGTAGCCCAATCTTTGGTGGGTTTTCTCCCTGGTGGCTTACCGATTGTTACGATTGTCGTCTGCGCCTTTTTCACTGCCTTTACCGGGGCCAGTGGCGTAACGATTATTGCTTTAGGCGGCCTTTTATACCCCGCCTTGGTAAAAGAAAAATATAATGAACGCTTTTCGATTGGTCTAGTCACCTCATGTGGCAGCATTGGTTTATTGTTAGCCCCCAGCCTACCGCTTATTCTTTATGGCCTCATTGGGCAGGTGAGCGTTGACAAACTCTTTGCCGCCGGGCTGCTCCCTTCTGTATTATTGGTGTCGGTATTAGCTATTTATAGCACCTTCGTTGGGGTTCGGGGTAAAGTTGATCGCATTCCCTTCCGTTGGAAAAACATTGTTAAATCGATTGCCATCGCCAAATGGGAATTGCCTTTGCCGTTTATTGTGGTGGGCGGAATTTATGGTGGGATTATTACAGCCAGCGAAGCCGCTGCGATCACCGCTCTTTATGTTTTCATTGTCGAAGTCTTTATTCAAAAAGACTTGACCCTAAAAACAGATGTCCCCCGCGTGATTGTTGAATCGATGACCATGGTGGGAAGTATTTTAGTCATCTTAGGGGTGGCTATGGGGCTAACCAATTATCTTATCGATGTTGATATTCCCACCCGAATTTTTGAATGGGTCAAGCCGCTCATTACCAGCCAGGCCATGTTTTTATTGTTGCTTAATATCTTTTTATTGATCGTGGGTTGCCTAATGGACATTTTTTCAGCCATCATTGTGGTCGTGCCCATCATTACCCCCATTGCTTTAAAATATGGAGTTGACCCCGTTCATTTGGGAATTATTTTTCTAACCAACCTTGAAGTTGGCTACTTACACCCACCCTTAGGCCTTAATTTATTTATTGCGTCGTTCCGATTCAAACGTTCTCTTTACGAACTTTACTGGGCGACCTTACCCTTTTTGATTTTAGTGGTGCTTTGTTTGCTGATTATTACTTATGTGCCAGGGCTTAGCTTGTGGCTCGTTGAACTGTTGAAAATAAAGTAA
- the ffh gene encoding signal recognition particle protein, with the protein MFDQLTQKFNSIVDKLKGKATLNTSNIEEALRQIRLNLLEADVNFKVVKEFCEGVKVKALGEAVQKSLSPHQQFIKIFHEELVRMMGETASLNLSFKPPVVVMLVGLQGSGKTTTAAKLALHLKKQRHRLPYLVPADIYRPAAIAQLKTLSERISVSIYPTDPKQDPVKVAQLALREATDKGYDTVIIDTAGRLQMDEPMMKELEKIKAKINPQHILLVVDAMTGQEAVNIAGAFHARLGLSGLILSKLDGDARGGAALSARYVTGQPIYFAGVGEKIEDLEPFYPDRIANRILGMGDMLTLIEKVQAEVDVQEAETMSRKFLQADFNLEDFLAQLKQIKKLGPLGKIMGMVPGLGKLKDKVDPEEMQKELKKKEAIILSMTPKERRFIKLFNGSRRKRVALGSGTQVSDVNRLIKEYEQMREMMGKMRKMGMMRGIKDLLQRG; encoded by the coding sequence ATGTTTGACCAACTGACGCAAAAATTCAACTCGATTGTTGATAAACTCAAAGGAAAAGCGACCTTAAACACATCCAATATTGAAGAGGCTTTGCGGCAAATTCGGCTTAATCTTTTAGAGGCAGATGTTAATTTTAAGGTGGTCAAAGAGTTTTGCGAAGGGGTAAAGGTTAAAGCGCTGGGGGAGGCCGTTCAAAAAAGTCTTAGCCCTCACCAACAATTCATTAAAATTTTTCATGAAGAATTAGTTCGTATGATGGGGGAAACCGCGAGCCTAAATTTATCTTTCAAACCCCCGGTAGTCGTGATGTTAGTTGGGTTGCAGGGCAGTGGCAAAACCACCACGGCTGCGAAGCTTGCCTTGCATCTTAAAAAACAGCGACACCGTCTGCCTTATTTAGTGCCAGCCGATATTTATCGGCCAGCGGCCATTGCCCAACTTAAAACCTTAAGCGAGCGAATTTCGGTTTCCATTTATCCTACTGATCCCAAGCAAGATCCGGTGAAAGTGGCCCAATTGGCACTGCGCGAAGCGACTGATAAAGGCTACGATACTGTGATCATCGATACGGCAGGGCGCCTACAGATGGATGAACCTATGATGAAGGAGCTAGAAAAAATTAAGGCTAAGATTAATCCACAGCATATTCTATTGGTGGTGGATGCCATGACCGGTCAAGAAGCGGTGAATATTGCGGGGGCCTTTCATGCTCGATTGGGATTAAGCGGGCTTATTTTATCGAAGCTGGATGGCGATGCCAGGGGGGGTGCGGCCTTATCGGCTCGTTATGTAACCGGGCAGCCCATTTATTTTGCGGGGGTTGGTGAGAAGATCGAAGACTTAGAACCTTTTTATCCTGATCGTATTGCCAATCGCATTTTGGGCATGGGGGATATGCTCACCTTAATTGAAAAGGTTCAAGCTGAGGTTGATGTTCAAGAAGCCGAAACCATGAGCCGCAAATTCTTGCAGGCTGATTTCAACCTCGAAGATTTTTTAGCTCAATTAAAGCAAATCAAAAAATTGGGCCCTTTGGGCAAAATTATGGGGATGGTGCCAGGTCTTGGAAAACTAAAAGACAAGGTTGACCCCGAGGAAATGCAAAAAGAACTCAAAAAGAAAGAAGCCATTATTTTGAGCATGACCCCCAAAGAGCGCCGCTTTATCAAATTGTTTAATGGCAGTCGGCGCAAAAGGGTTGCCTTAGGGAGCGGCACCCAAGTTTCCGATGTGAACCGTTTAATTAAAGAATACGAACAAATGCGCGAAATGATGGGGAAAATGCGCAAAATGGGGATGATGCGGGGGATTAAAGATCTATTGCAAAGGGGTTGA
- the rimM gene encoding 16S rRNA processing protein RimM: protein MTSLVENSWLVLGRIGKPWGLRGETTCQFFNPEFSVALTGVSVGISFESNATQPEQFAKIEFLKSHGKTWRLKLAGVSTPEAAKVFHGAYLLLTRDQLPKLTKGEIYCSDLVGIEVFDSKGKLLGEVTQVCNFGAGDMLEVKGAVAVFIPFRQEYFVKIALSENKLIVADDLLKDLLA from the coding sequence ATGACCTCCTTAGTAGAAAATTCGTGGTTGGTATTGGGTCGGATCGGAAAACCTTGGGGTCTCCGTGGTGAGACCACGTGTCAGTTTTTTAACCCTGAGTTTTCGGTTGCACTCACTGGGGTTTCGGTTGGGATTAGTTTTGAATCTAATGCTACCCAACCCGAACAATTTGCTAAAATTGAATTTCTAAAATCTCATGGCAAAACGTGGCGGCTTAAATTAGCTGGGGTGTCAACTCCCGAAGCCGCCAAAGTTTTTCATGGTGCTTACTTACTTTTAACCCGGGATCAATTACCAAAACTAACTAAGGGGGAAATTTATTGTAGCGATTTGGTTGGAATTGAGGTGTTTGACTCCAAGGGAAAACTTTTGGGAGAGGTGACTCAAGTTTGCAATTTTGGGGCGGGAGATATGCTGGAAGTCAAGGGTGCTGTGGCGGTTTTTATTCCGTTTCGTCAGGAGTATTTTGTAAAAATAGCCTTGTCAGAAAACAAACTAATTGTGGCAGACGACTTATTAAAAGATTTATTAGCATGA
- the rpsP gene encoding 30S ribosomal protein S16, whose product MATKIRLARHGAKKNPFYRIVIAHSESPRNGKFIEVIGTYDPFKEKPRANFKQDRLTHWLKTGAVPTLIVKHLIKETQKVAAV is encoded by the coding sequence ATGGCCACTAAAATTCGTTTAGCCAGACATGGTGCAAAAAAGAATCCCTTTTATCGTATTGTGATTGCCCATAGCGAATCCCCTCGTAATGGTAAATTTATCGAAGTTATTGGCACCTACGATCCTTTTAAAGAAAAACCTCGGGCCAACTTCAAACAAGATCGATTAACCCATTGGCTCAAAACCGGTGCGGTTCCCACCTTAATTGTCAAACATCTCATTAAAGAAACCCAAAAAGTAGCCGCCGTATAG
- a CDS encoding TRAP transporter small permease, with protein sequence MNLILSILRQFDKAISQLEKAILYVSLITMLLLSSFLVLLRNFAWLKSAVLKLSTLTGIPLDPSGWGDLLVRHLVLFLLFFGASLATRDKQHLQMDLSHKIIPEKWRPLTGLIINAFCICITYFLMIAAYTFMKNERLDATILFNNVPTWYFIAIMPIGFGLIGLRFCINFIENIFTLTGQPANSITKGHK encoded by the coding sequence ATGAACCTTATCTTGAGCATTTTGCGTCAATTTGACAAAGCCATCTCGCAGCTTGAAAAGGCTATACTTTATGTCAGCCTTATCACCATGCTCCTCCTTTCGTCATTTTTAGTATTATTAAGAAATTTTGCCTGGCTGAAATCGGCCGTCTTAAAACTTTCAACCTTAACCGGTATCCCGCTCGACCCCAGTGGTTGGGGTGATTTATTAGTGCGTCATTTAGTTTTATTTTTGCTTTTCTTTGGGGCCAGCCTTGCCACCCGCGACAAACAACACCTACAAATGGATCTTTCGCACAAAATCATTCCTGAAAAATGGCGCCCACTCACCGGGCTTATTATTAATGCCTTTTGCATTTGTATTACTTATTTTCTGATGATCGCAGCCTACACCTTTATGAAAAACGAACGCCTAGATGCAACCATCTTATTTAACAACGTCCCCACTTGGTATTTTATTGCTATCATGCCCATTGGTTTTGGGCTTATTGGTTTGAGGTTTTGTATTAACTTCATTGAAAACATTTTTACCCTTACAGGTCAGCCTGCCAATTCAATCACCAAGGGCCACAAATGA
- a CDS encoding formyltetrahydrofolate deformylase → MAKKRPKRVRIRIAGPDKKGIIATVTQFVFQAGGNIEDIDQRNLEGYLVMNMLVDLSDYRASLQKFCQALAGVAQKIGMESSVKEESSREKKNLAILVTKESHCLQDILKQIKAGKINAEIKMVVGNQPGLESFIKKYSLPFRYIPSEKKKWHEEEILKLLQPLDIDLIVLARYMQILSPEFVFRYEGKIINIHPSLLPAFPGPRSYEQAYNKGVDFAGVTAHFVTTDLDEGPIICQEAFRLRRGKEDPISIQERGRKLETKALTQAVKWFCDDQLVLRRGRVIFSKHEHAMTEITRQFYQFP, encoded by the coding sequence ATGGCTAAAAAGCGTCCTAAACGTGTTCGGATTCGTATTGCGGGGCCTGATAAGAAGGGCATCATTGCTACTGTTACGCAGTTTGTTTTTCAGGCAGGGGGCAATATCGAAGACATCGACCAACGCAATCTAGAAGGTTATTTGGTCATGAACATGCTGGTAGATCTTTCTGATTATCGCGCGAGCCTACAAAAGTTTTGTCAAGCGCTAGCGGGCGTGGCTCAAAAAATTGGGATGGAGTCTAGTGTTAAAGAAGAATCTTCACGGGAAAAAAAGAATCTTGCAATTTTAGTCACCAAAGAATCGCATTGTTTGCAAGATATTCTTAAACAAATCAAAGCCGGCAAAATTAACGCTGAAATTAAAATGGTGGTGGGGAATCAACCGGGCCTTGAATCTTTCATAAAGAAATATTCGCTTCCCTTTCGCTACATTCCTTCCGAAAAAAAGAAATGGCATGAAGAAGAAATTTTAAAATTGCTCCAACCCTTAGATATTGACCTGATCGTGCTTGCCCGTTACATGCAAATCCTTTCTCCTGAATTTGTCTTTCGTTATGAAGGCAAGATTATCAATATTCATCCTTCGCTATTGCCGGCGTTTCCAGGGCCTAGGTCTTATGAACAGGCCTATAACAAGGGGGTCGATTTTGCTGGGGTTACTGCCCATTTTGTGACCACCGATCTTGATGAAGGGCCCATCATTTGCCAGGAGGCCTTTCGTTTGCGCCGTGGTAAAGAAGACCCTATTTCTATTCAAGAGCGTGGACGAAAGTTAGAAACAAAGGCGCTCACCCAAGCGGTGAAATGGTTCTGCGATGATCAGTTGGTGTTAAGGCGAGGCAGGGTGATCTTTAGCAAGCATGAACATGCGATGACTGAAATCACCCGGCAATTCTATCAATTTCCTTGA
- the rplS gene encoding 50S ribosomal protein L19: MNSIQAVEATELRKDIPSFRSGDTLKVYCKIKEGDKQRIQAFEGAVIGRHNDGLRSTFTVRKMSFGVGVERIFPLYSPNIERIEIVSQGKVRRAKLYYLRELFGKKARIRVAEVLGEAAVLVTPAPTPPVEEKQN, from the coding sequence ATGAATTCCATTCAAGCGGTAGAGGCAACCGAATTAAGAAAAGATATCCCATCCTTTCGTTCGGGAGACACCTTAAAAGTTTATTGTAAAATTAAAGAAGGCGACAAACAACGTATCCAAGCCTTTGAAGGGGCGGTGATTGGCCGGCACAATGATGGGTTGCGTTCTACGTTTACGGTTAGAAAAATGTCTTTTGGAGTGGGGGTCGAACGGATCTTTCCTCTTTATTCACCTAATATCGAACGGATTGAAATTGTTTCTCAAGGTAAAGTTCGGCGCGCCAAATTGTATTACCTTCGTGAGCTCTTTGGTAAAAAAGCCAGAATCCGTGTTGCTGAGGTATTGGGAGAAGCCGCAGTTCTCGTGACACCCGCACCAACGCCCCCGGTCGAAGAAAAGCAAAATTAA
- the trmD gene encoding tRNA (guanosine(37)-N1)-methyltransferase TrmD, translating to MNLKRYDLLTIFPKSLDSYFASSLLGKASERGLIEVHLHDLRQFTDDKHRRVDDAPFGGGEGMVLKPEPLFKAIETLKAHYHKGITLYLSPQGKLFNQELAVSLANEYDQFLLICGRYEGVDERVIQTHVDLEISIGDFVLMGGELPAAMVVEALARLVPGVVGKSESLIEESHVNGLLEYAHYTRPEVFHGMEVPQVLLSGNHDAIRKWRLKDSLRRTLQKRPDLLSNRSLTTEEQKLLQEIKAKL from the coding sequence ATGAATTTAAAACGTTATGACCTATTGACCATCTTTCCCAAAAGCCTCGACAGCTATTTTGCTTCGAGCTTATTAGGCAAGGCCTCGGAGCGGGGCTTGATTGAGGTTCATCTTCACGACTTACGACAATTCACCGACGATAAACATCGCCGGGTAGATGACGCCCCTTTTGGGGGTGGCGAAGGTATGGTTTTAAAACCCGAGCCGCTTTTTAAAGCGATTGAAACGCTTAAGGCGCATTATCATAAAGGCATCACCCTTTATTTAAGCCCTCAGGGCAAGCTCTTTAATCAAGAGTTGGCCGTCTCTTTAGCCAATGAGTATGATCAATTTTTACTGATCTGTGGGCGTTATGAGGGGGTGGATGAACGGGTGATTCAAACTCATGTCGATTTGGAAATTTCGATTGGTGATTTTGTGCTGATGGGGGGAGAGTTGCCGGCCGCGATGGTTGTGGAGGCCTTGGCTCGTTTGGTTCCTGGAGTGGTGGGTAAAAGCGAAAGTTTAATCGAAGAATCGCATGTGAACGGTTTATTAGAATACGCCCATTATACCAGGCCCGAAGTTTTTCACGGCATGGAGGTGCCACAAGTGTTATTATCGGGCAATCACGATGCCATTCGAAAATGGCGCCTGAAAGATTCGTTACGACGTACCCTGCAAAAACGCCCCGATCTATTATCCAATCGATCGTTAACCACCGAAGAACAAAAATTGTTGCAAGAGATTAAAGCAAAGTTATGA
- a CDS encoding flippase-like domain-containing protein — translation MISMRRLLKVGFALFITGLIFYACLSQVNIHELRVALGRAELGWIMVGALCSFGILFVASVQLKLLLPRFGQVLYPKMFQIVAVFSMVINLVPFWGGHALLIYLLGKKEKIGKTVALSMLTMEQMAEGFGKVFLFLVVTFTMPLPIWLKKSMDGFLGAIFLAYVVLLLSALFLKRSKWAEYAHRPWVSYFLKFVNKWAANLHVLRDWKKSLASFSLAASMKFLEVLAVYCVHQSFGLNFTLVQAFFVVAVLGIAIALPLTPGRVGIFEGSALLIYQYLGLTTSEALGLGLILHAVHTLPAVITGYVCSLLMGVPIKQLDINRDLSVQTAY, via the coding sequence ATGATTTCAATGAGAAGGCTGCTCAAAGTTGGTTTTGCCCTGTTCATAACAGGGCTCATTTTTTATGCGTGTTTAAGCCAGGTTAATATTCATGAATTAAGGGTGGCTTTGGGGCGGGCCGAGCTGGGTTGGATCATGGTAGGGGCGCTTTGTTCTTTTGGCATCCTTTTTGTTGCTTCTGTTCAATTAAAACTGCTCTTGCCTCGGTTTGGGCAAGTTCTCTACCCCAAAATGTTTCAAATTGTTGCCGTTTTTTCCATGGTGATTAATTTAGTGCCTTTTTGGGGAGGGCACGCTTTGTTAATTTATCTATTGGGGAAGAAAGAAAAAATTGGCAAGACGGTTGCCCTGTCTATGTTAACCATGGAGCAAATGGCAGAAGGTTTTGGGAAAGTGTTTCTTTTTTTAGTTGTAACGTTCACCATGCCACTCCCTATTTGGTTGAAAAAAAGTATGGACGGATTTTTAGGGGCCATTTTCCTGGCTTATGTAGTTTTGTTGCTCAGTGCACTATTTTTGAAAAGGTCGAAATGGGCTGAGTACGCCCATCGCCCCTGGGTAAGTTATTTTTTAAAATTTGTTAACAAATGGGCGGCGAACTTACATGTGCTGCGCGATTGGAAAAAATCGTTAGCGAGTTTTAGTTTGGCGGCGAGCATGAAGTTTTTAGAAGTGTTGGCGGTTTATTGTGTTCATCAAAGTTTTGGTTTGAATTTTACCTTAGTCCAAGCGTTTTTTGTAGTGGCGGTTTTGGGGATTGCGATTGCGTTGCCGCTTACTCCTGGCCGAGTGGGGATTTTTGAAGGCAGCGCCTTATTAATCTATCAATATTTGGGCCTGACCACTTCAGAGGCCCTTGGTTTAGGGTTGATTCTCCATGCTGTCCACACGTTGCCTGCGGTTATCACAGGTTATGTATGCAGTTTGTTGATGGGGGTACCTATCAAACAATTAGATATAAACCGTGACCTTTCCGTACAAACGGCTTATTAA
- a CDS encoding RNA methyltransferase gives MNLENPLEIALIHHPVYGKDGSIIKTSITTFDLHDIARTAKTYGVKRYWVVNPVPSQLWLARTIIAHWTSGVGAAYNPTRKEAIEIIALSSSLDKVRLTIESEVGIAPRLIGTSAKPHAEAMSYEQLKEEWHQSKVPHVLLFGTGWGLAEEVLAQTKARLVPLGEPEYNHLSVRAAVAIVLDRLCGR, from the coding sequence ATGAACCTAGAAAATCCCTTAGAGATTGCGCTGATTCATCACCCGGTTTATGGGAAAGACGGTTCGATCATCAAGACTTCGATTACCACCTTTGATCTCCACGACATTGCTCGAACGGCCAAAACTTATGGGGTCAAACGTTATTGGGTGGTGAACCCTGTGCCCAGCCAATTGTGGCTGGCTCGAACCATCATCGCACATTGGACCTCGGGCGTAGGGGCGGCCTATAATCCCACCCGGAAGGAAGCCATTGAGATTATTGCCCTATCTTCCAGCTTAGACAAGGTGCGTTTGACAATAGAATCGGAAGTTGGTATAGCACCCCGCCTCATTGGTACGAGCGCTAAGCCTCATGCGGAAGCGATGTCTTATGAGCAATTGAAAGAGGAGTGGCACCAGTCAAAAGTTCCCCATGTGCTTTTGTTTGGAACTGGATGGGGTTTGGCAGAAGAAGTGTTAGCCCAAACAAAAGCTAGGCTTGTTCCTCTCGGTGAGCCTGAATATAACCACCTCTCGGTACGAGCGGCGGTTGCAATTGTGCTCGATCGTTTATGCGGTCGGTAA